Within the Musa acuminata AAA Group cultivar baxijiao chromosome BXJ2-9, Cavendish_Baxijiao_AAA, whole genome shotgun sequence genome, the region AGACGAGAGCCCAGATGATGCCGATCAAGCTGGAGTAGGTGTTGGGATTGCGGATCAGCTTCCGCCAAACCATGATCAATATCAGCCTGGTCATGACGCTGGTCGGCGGCATCGCTGTCACTTCTCGTAGCCCTCCtttcttgacctcctttaccttcTCATCTCCCTCATGCTGAGCTGTGCCATCTTTGTCCATGGCTGCCCTGTTGCCAAAGCTGAAATCCTCTCGCCCTACATACTCATCCCTGTTCTCCCTCCGGCCATCCACTGTAAACCAAATCGGCTCCATCGAATTGACCCTTTCCATCGAACCAACTGAAAATAACTACTTTACCTTTGCCGGGAGAAACTGCCACCCTGACATCTTTTATACCGGTAGGATCTGTCGACGGCACACCGTACTCCTTGCTGTTGCCGAACACGTCGGAGACTGGAGATGCGCTTGAGCTCCACAAGAACATGTGGAGGTCCTTCCCCCCTCCGTCCTCCGTCTTCAACAGATGGGGTTGTCCATTGGCTCTTTTAGGCCCGCTCGTCCTTGACGCCGCCTGAACGAACACAGCTGGATTCGGAGCCGGGTAGTTCGGAGATGCTGCGGTAGTAGTAACTGGAAATTGGTTTTGGATCCTAGGCTTGGCACCTGCAGGATTTCCGGCACCGTGCTCCTCCTCGTAGTTGGACGGTCTCGGTGTCGTCGCCGCCCCTGCTCGCACCCCGTAGACGTCGGCCGCCCCGAAATTGGAGCCCCTGCCGGCCACCATGGAGTAGAAGTCGTTGTGGTTGAAGCTGGAACCTCTGGGCGTGGGGTTGCGCGACGACTGCAGCGAGTAGATCTCCGCGTTGGTGAGGTTGGACGGCCGGGGTGTGGCCGCCGAGAAGCCCATCGAGCGCCTGGGGTAGACGTCCGACCGCGATGCGTTCGACCGCCTCACGGTGATGTGCAGCTTGCCGTCCTCCATGACGTGCGCCTCCGTCTCGAGCGCGTCGCGGCCGTCGAGCGAGACGACGTCGGAGTCGACGCTGATGGAGGCGATGGCGCCGGCGGTATCAGGGAACTGCTCGGCGATGAGGAGCTTGGCGGCGCGGTACTCGAAGAGGAATAGCATGAGAGTGTACCAGATGATGCACTGGAGGACGACGATCTGGACCATGAGACTGTGGGAGACCTCTCCATACATGCCCCGAAGGAGGGGGATGCCCATCACCAGGGTGTTGGGGAGGGTCCCGAGGGCGAAGGTGGTGATGGTCCAGTCGAGGCGGCCGCGGCGGCTGAGGACGCCCCAGGCTGCGAGCCCGGCCAGCACGATCAGCTTCTGCAGGGTGTCGGCGGCGATGAACCGGAGGTTCATGGTGTAGGGGTCATTCCCAGAGATGAAGTGGAAAGAGAGGAGCGGCACGGCGAAGAGAGCCACGAAGCGGTTGATGCCGGAGCACTGGGTCGGCGTGAAGACCTTCCACCACTTCACGGAGCCGTAAGCCAAGATCATGGCTACGTACAGCGGCACCACCGCCGTCATCACATTGTAGAAATCCCCCGCCgtgatcatcttcttcttcctcctcctcctcttcctactCCCGCAAGTGCGTCTTAATAGCTGCGTTGGACTGAcgacctcctcctcttctctagGCTAAAATAAATTGACACCTCTTAGGCCTTTGAGCATCTTGCAAATAAGCCCCCCTTCTACTAGAAGCTTTAAGTCCATAATATTTCACTAtttattctatgattcttagtatcatatatattattt harbors:
- the LOC135623712 gene encoding probable auxin efflux carrier component 1c translates to MITAGDFYNVMTAVVPLYVAMILAYGSVKWWKVFTPTQCSGINRFVALFAVPLLSFHFISGNDPYTMNLRFIAADTLQKLIVLAGLAAWGVLSRRGRLDWTITTFALGTLPNTLVMGIPLLRGMYGEVSHSLMVQIVVLQCIIWYTLMLFLFEYRAAKLLIAEQFPDTAGAIASISVDSDVVSLDGRDALETEAHVMEDGKLHITVRRSNASRSDVYPRRSMGFSAATPRPSNLTNAEIYSLQSSRNPTPRGSSFNHNDFYSMVAGRGSNFGAADVYGVRAGAATTPRPSNYEEEHGAGNPAGAKPRIQNQFPVTTTAASPNYPAPNPAVFVQAASRTSGPKRANGQPHLLKTEDGGGKDLHMFLWSSSASPVSDVFGNSKEYGVPSTDPTGIKDVRVAVSPGKVDGRRENRDEYVGREDFSFGNRAAMDKDGTAQHEGDEKVKEVKKGGLREVTAMPPTSVMTRLILIMVWRKLIRNPNTYSSLIGIIWALVCFRWNVQMPAIVLQSISILSDAGLGMAMFSLGLFMALQPRVIACGNKAAAFAMAVRFLTGPAVMAVASLAIGLRGVLLRIAIVQAALPQGIVPFVFAKEYNVHPDILSTAVIFGMLIALPITLVYYILLGI